A part of Anolis carolinensis isolate JA03-04 unplaced genomic scaffold, rAnoCar3.1.pri scaffold_10, whole genome shotgun sequence genomic DNA contains:
- the LOC100557959 gene encoding galectin-4 isoform X1 produces MALQQPIWNPTLPFTGPILGGLSEGKMVIIQGQVRYPVKSFVVNLVCQNGDIAFHFNPRFSEGHVVVCNTQQNGRWGPEQRVCNIPFQPGVYFEIILNVKSHCYQVSVNGSHFLEYSHRLPFHLVQKLFVNGDITVNCINFAGSAPPPYAPPAYNVVTATNVGGMFAQPHFVQTSISRKQKSKNAQGFSGVTLANPTVPFCAAIPGNFTEFRKIAIVGNVPFLANRFPFFSSRFHVNLKNSMTGNIALHINPRFKERVLVRNSFINGAWGSEERHGHAMPFTPSQAFHMEITNLKNNYRVIVNGQVVFDYTHRIPSRQVDQLEIAGDVTLSCVQY; encoded by the exons ATGGCTCTACAGCAACCGATTTGGAACCCG ACCCTTCCTTTTACTGGCCCCATTTTGGGGGGTTTGAGCGAAGGGAAGATGGTTATCATCCAAGGCCAGGTCCGGTATCCTGTGAAAAG TTTTGTAGTGAATCTGGTGTGCCAGAACGGCGACATTGCCTTTCACTTCAACCCACGGTTCTCTGAAGGCCACGTGGTCGTGTGTAACACGCAGCAAAATGGGCGCTGGGGACCTGAGCAGCGGGTCTGCAACATCCCCTTCCAGCCTGGAGTCTATTTTGAGATTATTCTCAACGTCAAGAGCCACTGCTATCAG GTATCTGTTAATGGCAGCCACTTCCTGGAATACAGTCACCGCCTCCCATTCCACCTGGTCCAGAAATTGTTTGTCAATGGGGATATCACTGTGAACTGCATCAACTTTGCTGGTAGT GCTCCACCGCCTTATGCTCCTCCAGCTTACAATGTTGTCACAGCCACCAAT GTCGGTGGTATGTTTGCCCAGCCACACTTTGTACAAACATCAATTTCA AGGAAGCAGAAGAGCAAGAATGCCCAG GGCTTCAGTGGAGTGACTTTGGCCAATCCT ACTGTCCCATTCTGTGCAGCTATCCCAGGAAACTTCACTGAGTTCCGGAAGATTGCAATTGTGGGGAACGTGCCATTTTTAGCCAACAG attccctttcttttcctccagATTCCATGTGAACCTGAAAAACAGCATGACCGGCAACATTGCTCTGCACATCAATCCCCGGTTCAAAGAGAGAGTCCTTGTCCGGAATTCCTTCATCAATGGTGCATGGGGTTCGGAGGAACGGCACGGTCATGCCATGCCTTTCACACCTAGCCAAGCCTTCCAT ATGGAGATCACCAACCTGAAGAATAACTACAGGGTGATTGTGAACGGGCAAGTGGTATTTGATTATACCCATCGAATTCCTTCAAGACAGGTGGACCAACTTGAAATAGCTGGAGATGTGACCCTTTCTTGTGTACAGTACTGA
- the LOC100557959 gene encoding galectin-4 isoform X2 gives MALQQPIWNPTLPFTGPILGGLSEGKMVIIQGQVRYPVKSFVVNLVCQNGDIAFHFNPRFSEGHVVVCNTQQNGRWGPEQRVCNIPFQPGVYFEIILNVKSHCYQVSVNGSHFLEYSHRLPFHLVQKLFVNGDITVNCINFAGSAPPPYAPPAYNVVTATNVGGMFAQPHFVQTSISRKQKSKNAQGFSGVTLANPTVPFCAAIPGNFTEFRKIAIVGNVPFLANRFHVNLKNSMTGNIALHINPRFKERVLVRNSFINGAWGSEERHGHAMPFTPSQAFHMEITNLKNNYRVIVNGQVVFDYTHRIPSRQVDQLEIAGDVTLSCVQY, from the exons ATGGCTCTACAGCAACCGATTTGGAACCCG ACCCTTCCTTTTACTGGCCCCATTTTGGGGGGTTTGAGCGAAGGGAAGATGGTTATCATCCAAGGCCAGGTCCGGTATCCTGTGAAAAG TTTTGTAGTGAATCTGGTGTGCCAGAACGGCGACATTGCCTTTCACTTCAACCCACGGTTCTCTGAAGGCCACGTGGTCGTGTGTAACACGCAGCAAAATGGGCGCTGGGGACCTGAGCAGCGGGTCTGCAACATCCCCTTCCAGCCTGGAGTCTATTTTGAGATTATTCTCAACGTCAAGAGCCACTGCTATCAG GTATCTGTTAATGGCAGCCACTTCCTGGAATACAGTCACCGCCTCCCATTCCACCTGGTCCAGAAATTGTTTGTCAATGGGGATATCACTGTGAACTGCATCAACTTTGCTGGTAGT GCTCCACCGCCTTATGCTCCTCCAGCTTACAATGTTGTCACAGCCACCAAT GTCGGTGGTATGTTTGCCCAGCCACACTTTGTACAAACATCAATTTCA AGGAAGCAGAAGAGCAAGAATGCCCAG GGCTTCAGTGGAGTGACTTTGGCCAATCCT ACTGTCCCATTCTGTGCAGCTATCCCAGGAAACTTCACTGAGTTCCGGAAGATTGCAATTGTGGGGAACGTGCCATTTTTAGCCAACAG ATTCCATGTGAACCTGAAAAACAGCATGACCGGCAACATTGCTCTGCACATCAATCCCCGGTTCAAAGAGAGAGTCCTTGTCCGGAATTCCTTCATCAATGGTGCATGGGGTTCGGAGGAACGGCACGGTCATGCCATGCCTTTCACACCTAGCCAAGCCTTCCAT ATGGAGATCACCAACCTGAAGAATAACTACAGGGTGATTGTGAACGGGCAAGTGGTATTTGATTATACCCATCGAATTCCTTCAAGACAGGTGGACCAACTTGAAATAGCTGGAGATGTGACCCTTTCTTGTGTACAGTACTGA
- the bloc1s3 gene encoding biogenesis of lysosome-related organelles complex 1 subunit 3 isoform X1 yields the protein MAGILRGCEVCWKLEVSAKMTTSKYKTVIQGEASETDSDEEVYLSSVPQGSLPSLSGVKVAGEASETDEEDGSSDQSKREAHLISPDLPPLVVYRNEDATSPTAVEEKPALRSRHRGRYSTLLQQKLIESNARLYYDVNSTVKQVYQTAIKEIGAITGQLSNSQNGIINASHNIRLVLEDLKAVADKVDIITSCNLLPDIQIQLPPAQT from the exons atggcaggcatcctcagaggttgtgaggtctgttggaaactag AAGTCAGTGCAAAAATgaccacttcaaaatacaaaacTGTAATTCAAGGAGAAGCATCGGAGACGGATTCAGATGAAGAAGTGTACCTGTCTTCTGTGCCCCAGGGTTCGTTGCCCAGCCTTTCTGGAGTGAAGGTTGCTGGGGAAGCCTCTGAAACAGATGAGGAAGATGGAAGTTCTGACCAGTCCAAAAGGGAGGCACACTTGATCAGCCCAGACTTGCCACCGCTGGTGGTTTACAGGAATGAGGATGCGACCTCTCCCACTGCCGTTGAAGAGAAGCCTGCTCTTCGCTCCCGACACCGGGGCCGCTACAGCACCCTCCTGCAGCAGAAGCTGATTGAGAGTAATGCTCGTTTGTACTACGACGTCAATAGCACTGTCAAGCAGGTGTACCAGACGGCCATCAAGGAGATCGGAGCCATTACGGGGCAGCTCAGTAACTCACAAAACGGCATCATCAATGCCTCACACAACATCCGGCTTGTCCTGGAGGACCTGAAAGCTGTGGCTGACAAGGTAGACATCATCACCAGCTGCAACCTGCTGCCAGATATCCAAATACAGCTGCCTCCAGCACAAACCTAA
- the bloc1s3 gene encoding biogenesis of lysosome-related organelles complex 1 subunit 3 isoform X2 — protein MTTSKYKTVIQGEASETDSDEEVYLSSVPQGSLPSLSGVKVAGEASETDEEDGSSDQSKREAHLISPDLPPLVVYRNEDATSPTAVEEKPALRSRHRGRYSTLLQQKLIESNARLYYDVNSTVKQVYQTAIKEIGAITGQLSNSQNGIINASHNIRLVLEDLKAVADKVDIITSCNLLPDIQIQLPPAQT, from the coding sequence ATgaccacttcaaaatacaaaacTGTAATTCAAGGAGAAGCATCGGAGACGGATTCAGATGAAGAAGTGTACCTGTCTTCTGTGCCCCAGGGTTCGTTGCCCAGCCTTTCTGGAGTGAAGGTTGCTGGGGAAGCCTCTGAAACAGATGAGGAAGATGGAAGTTCTGACCAGTCCAAAAGGGAGGCACACTTGATCAGCCCAGACTTGCCACCGCTGGTGGTTTACAGGAATGAGGATGCGACCTCTCCCACTGCCGTTGAAGAGAAGCCTGCTCTTCGCTCCCGACACCGGGGCCGCTACAGCACCCTCCTGCAGCAGAAGCTGATTGAGAGTAATGCTCGTTTGTACTACGACGTCAATAGCACTGTCAAGCAGGTGTACCAGACGGCCATCAAGGAGATCGGAGCCATTACGGGGCAGCTCAGTAACTCACAAAACGGCATCATCAATGCCTCACACAACATCCGGCTTGTCCTGGAGGACCTGAAAGCTGTGGCTGACAAGGTAGACATCATCACCAGCTGCAACCTGCTGCCAGATATCCAAATACAGCTGCCTCCAGCACAAACCTAA